From the Paraburkholderia sp. PREW-6R genome, one window contains:
- a CDS encoding MarR family transcriptional regulator, with the protein MPQPSSLPETDPTEYQLGESVGYLISRVRSTLANLVTQRSMAELGITSQQGSILFMVASGKCLLAAELAREYGIDASAVTRLIDRLEKRGLLTRVRSNEDRRVVRLALTPEGHAIATRMPAIFNGVLDTLLNGFTAEEVGFLKSMLRRVLINSGEQTGLTRDAASNPDSKS; encoded by the coding sequence ATGCCGCAGCCGTCCTCTTTACCTGAGACAGACCCCACCGAGTATCAGCTAGGCGAGAGCGTCGGCTATCTGATTTCGCGTGTGAGGTCCACGCTCGCCAATCTCGTGACCCAGCGCAGCATGGCCGAACTGGGCATCACGAGCCAGCAGGGCAGCATCCTCTTCATGGTGGCCAGCGGCAAGTGTCTGCTCGCGGCCGAACTGGCGCGTGAATACGGCATTGACGCCAGTGCGGTCACGCGGCTGATCGACCGGCTCGAGAAGCGCGGGCTTCTGACGCGAGTGCGCAGCAACGAAGACCGACGCGTGGTGCGTCTTGCCCTGACGCCGGAAGGTCATGCGATTGCGACCCGAATGCCGGCCATCTTCAATGGCGTGCTGGATACTCTGCTCAATGGCTTTACCGCCGAAGAGGTCGGTTTTCTGAAGAGCATGTTGCGCCGCGTGCTGATCAATTCGGGCGAACAAACGGGTTTAACCCGTGATGCCGCAAGCAATCCTGACAGCAAATCGTAA
- the typA gene encoding translational GTPase TypA: MTRALRNIAIIAHVDHGKTTLVDQLLRQTATFRDNQQVAERVMDSNDIEKERGITILSKNCAVEYEGTHINIVDTPGHADFGGEVERVLSMVDSVLLLVDAVEGPMPQTRFVTKKALALGLKPIVVINKVDRPGARIDWVINQTFDLFDKLGATDEQLDFPIVYASGLNGYAGLTPDVREGDMRPLFEAVLKHVPVRDADPDAPLQLQITSLDYSSYVGRIGVGRITRGRIKPGMAVAVRSGPDGAILNRKINQVLSFKGLERVQVDSAEAGDIVLINGIEEIGIGVTICAPEQPEALPMITVDEPTLTMNFLVNSSPLAGREGKFVTSRQIRDRLMKELNHNVALRVKETGDETTFEVAGRGELHLTILVENMRREGYELAVSRPRVVMQEIDGVKHEPYENLTVDMEDGHQGGVMEELGRRKGEMLDMASDGRGRTRLEYRISARGLIGFQSEFLTLTRGTGLMSHTFDSYQPVKEGAVGERRNGVLISQDDGAAVAYALWKLQDRGRMFVSPGEPLYEGMIIGIHSRDNDLVVNPIKGKQLTNVRSSGTDEAVRLVPPIQMSLEYAVEFIDDDELVEVTPQSIRLRKRYLKEHERRSASRKGAVD, from the coding sequence ATGACCCGCGCCCTACGCAACATCGCCATCATTGCCCACGTCGACCACGGCAAGACCACGCTCGTCGACCAGCTTCTCCGCCAGACCGCCACCTTCCGCGACAACCAGCAGGTCGCCGAACGCGTCATGGACTCGAACGACATCGAAAAGGAACGTGGCATCACGATCCTGTCGAAGAACTGCGCGGTCGAATATGAAGGCACGCACATCAATATCGTCGACACCCCGGGCCACGCGGACTTCGGCGGTGAAGTGGAGCGCGTGCTCTCGATGGTGGACTCGGTGCTGCTGCTGGTCGACGCGGTGGAAGGCCCGATGCCGCAAACGCGCTTCGTGACCAAGAAGGCACTGGCGCTGGGCCTGAAGCCGATCGTCGTGATCAACAAGGTGGACCGTCCGGGCGCGCGTATCGACTGGGTGATCAACCAGACGTTCGACCTGTTCGACAAACTCGGTGCGACTGACGAACAGCTCGACTTCCCGATCGTCTACGCGTCGGGCCTGAATGGCTATGCCGGTCTCACGCCGGACGTGCGCGAAGGCGACATGCGCCCGCTGTTCGAAGCCGTGCTCAAGCACGTGCCGGTGCGCGACGCCGATCCGGACGCGCCGCTGCAGTTGCAGATCACGTCGCTCGATTATTCGTCGTATGTCGGCCGTATCGGCGTGGGCCGCATCACGCGTGGCCGTATCAAGCCGGGCATGGCGGTGGCCGTGCGCTCGGGTCCGGACGGCGCGATCCTGAACCGCAAGATCAACCAGGTGCTGTCGTTCAAGGGTCTGGAGCGGGTGCAGGTGGACTCGGCTGAAGCTGGCGACATCGTGCTGATCAACGGTATCGAAGAAATCGGCATTGGCGTGACGATCTGCGCACCGGAACAACCGGAAGCGCTGCCCATGATCACCGTGGACGAACCCACGCTGACCATGAACTTCCTCGTGAATTCGTCGCCGCTCGCCGGCCGTGAAGGCAAATTCGTCACGAGCCGTCAGATCCGCGACCGCCTGATGAAGGAACTGAACCACAACGTCGCGCTGCGTGTGAAGGAAACCGGCGACGAAACCACGTTCGAAGTGGCGGGCCGCGGAGAACTGCACCTGACCATTCTCGTGGAAAACATGCGTCGTGAAGGCTACGAGCTGGCCGTGTCGCGTCCGCGCGTGGTGATGCAGGAAATCGACGGCGTGAAGCACGAGCCGTACGAAAACCTGACGGTCGACATGGAAGACGGCCACCAGGGCGGCGTGATGGAAGAGCTAGGCCGCCGCAAGGGCGAAATGCTCGATATGGCGTCGGACGGCCGTGGCCGCACGCGTCTCGAGTACCGTATTTCGGCGCGTGGCCTGATCGGCTTCCAGTCGGAATTCCTGACGCTCACGCGCGGCACGGGCCTGATGAGCCACACGTTCGACTCGTATCAGCCGGTCAAGGAAGGCGCGGTGGGCGAGCGTCGCAACGGCGTGCTGATTTCGCAGGACGACGGCGCCGCAGTGGCGTACGCATTGTGGAAGCTTCAGGATCGCGGCCGTATGTTCGTGTCGCCGGGCGAGCCGCTGTATGAAGGCATGATTATCGGCATCCACAGCCGTGACAACGACCTCGTCGTCAATCCGATCAAGGGCAAGCAGTTGACCAACGTGCGCTCGTCCGGTACCGACGAAGCCGTGCGCCTCGTGCCGCCGATCCAGATGTCGCTGGAATACGCAGTCGAATTCATCGACGACGACGAACTGGTCGAAGTCACGCCGCAGTCTATCCGTCTGCGCAAGCGTTACCTGAAGGAACACGAGCGCCGCAGCGCAAGCCGTAAGGGCGCAGTGGACTGA
- a CDS encoding 2-oxoglutarate dehydrogenase E1 component codes for MMKQFQSNSYLFGGNAPYVEEMYEAYLDNPASVPENWRTYFDALQNVPASDGSNANDVAHGPIVESFAQRAKANAFIPRTATGGEDLATARKQVYVQSLIGAYRFLGSQWANLDPLKRRERPAIPELEPAFYDFTEADMDEEFSATNLYFGFERASLREIVKALRDTYCGTIGAEYMYISDPEQKRWWKERLESIRSTPNFSNEKKKHILNRLTAAEGLERFLHTKYVGQKRFSLEGGESFIASMDEVVRHGGANGVQEIVIGMAHRGRLNVLVNTLGKMPADLFAEFEGKHVDDLPAGDVKYHKGFSSDVSTEGGPVHLSLAFNPSHLEIVNPVVEGSAKARMDRRGDESGLQVLPVQIHGDAAFAGQGVVMETLNLAQTRGYGTHGTLHIVINNQIGFTTSDPRDSRSTLYCSDVVKMIEAPVLHVNGDDPEAVVLATQLAIDFRMQFHKDVVVDIVCFRKLGHNEQDTPAVTQPLMYKTIAKHPGTRALYAEKLVQQGVITAEEADEYVKAYRKAMDEGHHTVDPVLSNYKSKYAVDWVPFLNRKWTDAADTAVPLAELKRLAERITTVPENFKVHPLVERVLNDRRAMGRGEAKLDWGMGEHLAFASLVASGYSVRLTGQDSGRGTFTHRHAVLHDQNRERWNDGTYVPLQNIAEGQAKFTVIDSVLSEEAVLGFEYGYSTAEPNTFVAWEAQFGDFVNGAQVVIDQFISSGEVKWGRVSGLTMLLPHGYEGQGPEHSSARIERFLQLCADHNMQVVQPTTPAQIFHLLRRQMIRLFRKPLIVATPKSLLRHKEAVSDLSELAKGSFQPVIGEVDEAIEAKKVKRVIVCSGRVYYDLVAHRREAKANDVAIVRIEQLYPFAHKQFEAEIKKYDNATEVVWVQDEPQNQGPWFYIEHHLKEGMKDGQKLAYSGRPASASPAVGYYAKHYEQQKALVEGAFGRLKSTSIAK; via the coding sequence ATGATGAAGCAATTCCAGTCGAACTCTTATCTGTTCGGCGGCAATGCTCCGTACGTTGAAGAAATGTACGAAGCGTATCTCGATAATCCGGCGTCAGTGCCCGAGAACTGGCGCACCTATTTCGACGCGTTGCAGAACGTTCCTGCATCGGACGGCAGCAATGCCAACGACGTGGCCCACGGCCCGATCGTCGAATCTTTTGCACAGCGCGCCAAGGCCAACGCCTTCATTCCGCGCACGGCAACCGGCGGCGAAGACCTCGCTACCGCGCGCAAGCAGGTCTATGTCCAGTCCCTCATCGGCGCATATCGCTTCCTCGGCTCGCAATGGGCCAATCTCGATCCCCTGAAGCGCCGCGAACGTCCCGCCATTCCCGAACTCGAACCCGCGTTCTACGACTTCACCGAAGCCGACATGGACGAGGAGTTCAGCGCCACGAACCTGTATTTCGGTTTCGAACGCGCTTCGCTGCGTGAGATCGTCAAGGCATTGCGCGACACGTACTGCGGCACGATCGGCGCCGAGTACATGTACATCAGCGATCCGGAACAGAAGCGCTGGTGGAAAGAAAGACTCGAATCGATCCGCTCTACGCCGAACTTCTCGAACGAGAAGAAAAAGCACATCCTGAATCGCCTGACGGCCGCCGAAGGCCTCGAGCGTTTCCTGCACACCAAGTACGTCGGCCAGAAGCGCTTCTCGCTCGAAGGCGGCGAAAGCTTCATCGCGTCGATGGACGAAGTGGTCCGTCACGGCGGCGCGAACGGCGTCCAGGAAATCGTCATCGGCATGGCCCACCGCGGCCGCCTGAACGTGCTGGTCAATACGCTCGGCAAGATGCCGGCCGACCTCTTCGCCGAGTTCGAAGGCAAGCACGTGGACGATCTGCCGGCCGGCGACGTGAAGTACCACAAGGGTTTCTCGTCGGACGTCTCGACCGAGGGCGGCCCGGTTCACCTGTCGCTCGCGTTCAACCCGTCGCACCTCGAAATCGTCAACCCGGTGGTCGAAGGTTCCGCCAAGGCGCGTATGGACCGTCGCGGCGACGAAAGCGGCCTGCAGGTGCTGCCGGTGCAGATCCACGGCGACGCGGCTTTCGCGGGCCAGGGCGTCGTGATGGAGACGCTGAACCTCGCGCAAACGCGCGGCTACGGCACGCACGGCACGCTGCACATCGTCATCAACAACCAGATCGGCTTTACGACGTCGGACCCGCGCGACTCGCGCTCCACGTTGTACTGCTCGGACGTCGTCAAGATGATCGAAGCGCCGGTGCTGCACGTGAACGGTGACGATCCTGAGGCTGTCGTGCTGGCAACGCAACTCGCCATCGACTTCCGGATGCAGTTCCACAAAGACGTCGTGGTCGACATCGTCTGCTTCCGCAAGCTGGGCCACAACGAGCAGGACACGCCGGCGGTCACGCAGCCGCTCATGTACAAGACGATCGCCAAGCACCCGGGCACGCGCGCGCTGTACGCTGAAAAGCTGGTGCAGCAAGGCGTGATCACCGCGGAAGAGGCGGACGAGTACGTGAAGGCGTACCGCAAGGCGATGGATGAAGGCCACCACACGGTCGACCCGGTGCTCTCGAACTACAAGAGCAAGTACGCGGTGGACTGGGTTCCGTTCCTGAACCGCAAATGGACCGACGCCGCCGACACGGCAGTGCCGCTTGCCGAACTGAAGCGCCTTGCCGAGCGCATCACCACGGTGCCGGAAAACTTCAAGGTTCACCCGCTGGTCGAGCGCGTGCTGAACGACCGTCGCGCAATGGGCCGTGGCGAAGCGAAGCTCGACTGGGGCATGGGCGAGCACCTCGCGTTCGCGTCGCTGGTCGCGTCGGGCTATTCGGTTCGTCTGACCGGTCAGGACTCGGGCCGCGGCACGTTCACGCACCGTCACGCTGTGTTGCACGACCAGAATCGCGAACGCTGGAACGACGGCACCTATGTGCCGCTGCAAAACATCGCCGAAGGTCAGGCGAAGTTCACGGTGATCGACTCGGTGCTGTCCGAAGAGGCGGTGCTGGGTTTCGAGTACGGCTACTCGACCGCTGAGCCGAATACGTTCGTCGCGTGGGAAGCGCAGTTCGGCGACTTCGTAAACGGCGCGCAGGTCGTGATCGACCAGTTCATCTCGTCGGGCGAAGTGAAATGGGGCCGCGTGTCGGGCCTCACCATGCTGCTGCCGCACGGCTACGAAGGCCAGGGTCCGGAGCACTCGTCGGCGCGTATCGAGCGTTTCCTGCAACTGTGCGCAGACCACAACATGCAGGTCGTTCAGCCCACCACGCCGGCGCAGATTTTCCACCTGCTGCGCCGTCAGATGATCCGCCTGTTCCGCAAGCCGCTGATCGTCGCTACACCGAAGTCGCTGTTGCGCCACAAGGAAGCCGTGTCGGATCTGTCCGAACTGGCGAAGGGCTCGTTCCAGCCGGTGATCGGCGAAGTGGACGAAGCGATCGAAGCGAAGAAGGTCAAGCGCGTGATCGTGTGCTCGGGCCGCGTGTACTACGACCTCGTCGCGCATCGCCGCGAAGCGAAGGCGAACGACGTCGCGATCGTCCGGATCGAACAGCTCTATCCGTTCGCGCACAAGCAGTTCGAAGCGGAAATCAAAAAATACGACAACGCAACGGAAGTGGTGTGGGTGCAGGACGAGCCGCAGAATCAAGGCCCGTGGTTCTACATCGAGCATCATCTGAAGGAAGGCATGAAAGACGGGCAGAAGCTGGCATACAGCGGCCGTCCGGCTTCGGCTTCTCCGGCAGTCGGCTACTACGCGAAGCACTACGAGCAGCAGAAGGCGCTGGTCGAAGGCGCGTTCGGCCGTCTCAAGAGCACGTCGATCGCTAAATAA
- the odhB gene encoding 2-oxoglutarate dehydrogenase complex dihydrolipoyllysine-residue succinyltransferase, with amino-acid sequence MAIVEVKVPQLSESVSEATMLQWKKKPGEAVAQDEILIEIETDKVVLEVPAPSAGVLAQVIANDGDTVTADQVIAKIDTEGKAGEAAVEAEVKPAPEAAPAPAAAPAPAAQAASATGSNTAASPAAGKLMAEKGLGAGDVSGTGRDGRITKGDVLSAGQAAPAPAAKAAPAPAAPAPKAAKPSLPDVKAPASADQWLKDRPEQRVPMSRLRARIAERLLESQQTNAILTTFNEVNMAPVMDLRNKYKDKFEKEHGVKLGFMSFFVKAAVHALKKFPLVNASIDGNDIVYHGYFDIGIAVGSPRGLVVPILRNADQLSLAEIEKKIAEFGQKAKDGKLSIEEMTGGTFSISNGGVFGSMLSTPIINPPQSAILGVHATKERAVVENGQIVIRPMNYLALSYDHRIIDGREAVLSLVAMKDALEDPARLLLDL; translated from the coding sequence ATGGCTATTGTTGAAGTCAAGGTTCCCCAGCTTTCCGAGTCGGTTTCGGAAGCCACCATGTTGCAGTGGAAGAAGAAGCCCGGCGAGGCTGTCGCGCAAGACGAAATTCTCATCGAAATCGAGACCGACAAGGTCGTGCTCGAAGTGCCGGCACCCTCGGCCGGCGTGCTCGCGCAAGTGATCGCAAACGACGGTGACACCGTCACCGCCGATCAGGTCATCGCGAAGATCGACACCGAAGGCAAGGCAGGCGAAGCCGCCGTCGAAGCCGAGGTGAAGCCGGCTCCCGAAGCCGCACCGGCACCCGCCGCCGCGCCCGCTCCGGCTGCTCAGGCGGCCTCGGCTACGGGTTCGAATACCGCTGCTTCGCCGGCTGCCGGCAAGCTGATGGCCGAGAAGGGCCTGGGCGCAGGCGACGTGTCCGGCACCGGCCGCGACGGCCGCATCACCAAGGGCGACGTGCTGAGCGCGGGTCAAGCCGCCCCGGCACCGGCTGCGAAGGCTGCGCCGGCACCGGCTGCTCCCGCGCCGAAGGCGGCGAAGCCGTCGCTGCCGGACGTGAAGGCGCCGGCATCGGCCGACCAGTGGCTGAAGGACCGCCCGGAACAACGCGTGCCGATGTCGCGTCTGCGCGCGCGTATCGCCGAGCGTCTGCTGGAATCGCAGCAGACCAACGCCATCCTGACCACGTTCAACGAAGTCAACATGGCGCCGGTGATGGACCTGCGCAACAAGTACAAGGACAAGTTCGAAAAGGAACATGGCGTGAAGCTCGGCTTCATGTCGTTCTTCGTGAAGGCGGCGGTTCATGCGCTGAAGAAGTTCCCGCTCGTGAACGCGTCGATCGACGGCAACGACATCGTCTATCACGGCTACTTCGACATTGGTATCGCGGTCGGTTCGCCGCGTGGCCTGGTGGTGCCGATCCTGCGCAATGCAGATCAGCTGAGCCTTGCCGAAATCGAGAAGAAGATTGCTGAGTTCGGCCAGAAGGCGAAGGACGGCAAGCTGTCGATCGAAGAAATGACCGGCGGTACGTTCTCGATCTCGAACGGTGGTGTGTTCGGTTCGATGCTGTCCACGCCGATCATCAACCCGCCGCAATCCGCCATTCTCGGCGTGCACGCCACGAAGGAGCGCGCTGTCGTCGAAAACGGCCAGATCGTGATCCGCCCGATGAACTACCTGGCGCTCTCGTACGACCACCGCATCATCGACGGCCGCGAAGCAGTGCTGTCGCTGGTCGCGATGAAAGATGCGCTGGAAGATCCGGCGCGCCTGCTGCTCGACCTGTAA
- the lpdA gene encoding dihydrolipoyl dehydrogenase produces MSKEFDVVVIGAGPGGYIAAIRAAQLGKSVACIEKWKNPAGALKLGGTCLNVGCIPSKALLASSEEFENASHHLSDHGISVENVQVDISKMMARKEGIVEKMTKGIEFLFRKNKITWLKGHGKFTGKTDAGVQIEVSGEGETETVTAKNVIIATGSKARHLPNIPVDNKIVADNEGALSFDSTPKKLAVIGAGVIGLELGSVWRRLGADVTVLEALPDFLGAADQALSKEAAKQFKKQGLDIHVGVKVGEVTTTENGVTISYTDKDGNAQKLEADRLIVSIGRVPNTDNLGLEAIGLKANERGFIDVDDHCATAVPNVYAIGDVVRGPMLAHKAEDEGVLVAEIIDGQKPHIDYNCIPWVIYTEPEIAWVGKTEQQLKAEGREIKTGQFPMMANGRALGINKAEGFVKMIADAKTDEILGVHIIAADASDLIAEAVVAMEFKAASEDIGRICHPHPSLSEVMREAALAVDKRALNM; encoded by the coding sequence ATGTCCAAAGAATTTGACGTCGTCGTGATCGGCGCAGGCCCCGGCGGCTATATCGCTGCAATCCGCGCCGCGCAACTCGGCAAGTCGGTTGCATGTATCGAAAAATGGAAGAACCCGGCCGGCGCGCTGAAGCTCGGCGGCACCTGCCTGAACGTGGGTTGCATCCCGTCGAAGGCGCTGCTCGCGTCGTCGGAAGAATTCGAAAATGCGTCGCATCACCTGTCGGACCACGGCATTTCCGTGGAGAACGTTCAGGTGGACATCTCGAAGATGATGGCCCGCAAGGAAGGCATCGTCGAAAAGATGACGAAGGGTATCGAGTTCCTGTTCCGCAAGAACAAGATTACGTGGCTCAAGGGTCACGGCAAGTTCACCGGCAAGACGGACGCCGGCGTGCAGATCGAAGTAAGCGGCGAGGGCGAAACGGAAACGGTCACGGCGAAGAACGTGATCATCGCAACCGGTTCAAAGGCGCGACATCTGCCGAACATTCCGGTCGACAACAAGATCGTTGCCGACAATGAAGGTGCGTTGAGCTTCGACTCCACGCCGAAGAAGCTGGCCGTGATCGGCGCCGGCGTGATCGGCCTGGAACTGGGCTCGGTGTGGCGCCGTCTCGGTGCGGATGTGACCGTGCTCGAAGCGCTGCCGGATTTCCTCGGCGCAGCGGATCAGGCGCTCTCGAAAGAAGCGGCCAAGCAGTTCAAGAAGCAGGGTCTGGACATCCACGTCGGCGTGAAAGTCGGCGAAGTGACCACCACGGAAAATGGCGTCACGATCAGCTACACGGACAAGGACGGCAACGCACAGAAGCTCGAAGCCGATCGCCTGATCGTGTCGATCGGCCGCGTGCCGAACACGGACAACCTCGGACTCGAAGCGATCGGTCTGAAGGCCAACGAACGCGGCTTTATCGACGTGGACGATCATTGCGCGACGGCCGTGCCGAACGTGTATGCAATCGGCGACGTGGTGCGTGGCCCGATGCTCGCGCACAAGGCTGAAGACGAAGGCGTGCTGGTGGCCGAAATCATCGACGGGCAGAAGCCGCATATCGACTACAACTGCATTCCGTGGGTGATCTACACCGAGCCGGAAATCGCGTGGGTCGGCAAAACGGAGCAGCAGCTCAAGGCCGAAGGCCGCGAGATCAAGACCGGCCAGTTCCCGATGATGGCGAACGGCCGCGCGCTCGGCATCAACAAGGCGGAAGGGTTCGTCAAGATGATCGCCGACGCGAAGACCGACGAAATCCTCGGCGTGCACATCATTGCCGCGGACGCGTCGGACCTGATCGCGGAAGCCGTGGTGGCGATGGAATTCAAGGCGGCGTCGGAAGACATCGGCCGCATCTGCCATCCGCACCCGTCGCTGTCGGAAGTCATGCGCGAGGCGGCACTCGCCGTCGACAAGCGCGCGTTGAACATGTAA
- the zapE gene encoding cell division protein ZapE, giving the protein MNVTEYYEKELQTRGYQSDPAQRAAVDRLQRCYEQWAEYKSRRSNAFKKLLIHPDLPRGVYMWGGVGRGKSFLMDSFYTVVPLYRKTRLHFHEFMREVHRELEDLKGQADPLDELARRIARRYRLICFDEFHVSDIADAMILYRLLDKLFENGVQFVMTSNYDPDTLYPDGLHRDRMLPAIELIKTKLDVINVDAGIDYRQRTLAQVEVYHTPLGAAADKALRDAFASLAAVPDESPILHIEKRELKALRKADGVVWFDFATLCGGPRSQNDYLELASRFHAVILSGVPQMSARMASEARRFTWLIDVFYDHKVKLLMSAAVPPEQLYVDGPMANEFARTVSRIVEMQSKEYLDAPRRLVDTSLT; this is encoded by the coding sequence ATGAACGTCACCGAATACTACGAAAAAGAACTGCAGACGCGCGGCTACCAATCGGACCCGGCGCAGCGCGCGGCCGTGGACCGTCTGCAGCGGTGTTATGAACAGTGGGCCGAATACAAATCGCGTCGCTCGAACGCGTTCAAGAAACTGCTGATTCACCCTGATCTGCCGCGCGGCGTGTACATGTGGGGCGGCGTCGGGCGCGGTAAGAGCTTTCTGATGGACAGCTTCTACACCGTGGTGCCGTTGTATCGCAAGACGCGCCTGCACTTTCACGAGTTTATGCGCGAAGTGCACCGCGAACTGGAAGACCTCAAGGGTCAGGCCGATCCGCTCGACGAACTCGCGCGCCGCATTGCCCGGCGCTACCGGTTGATCTGTTTCGACGAATTCCACGTGTCGGATATTGCCGACGCGATGATCCTGTATCGCCTGCTCGACAAGCTATTCGAAAACGGCGTGCAGTTCGTGATGACGTCGAACTACGATCCCGACACACTATATCCGGACGGTCTGCATCGCGATCGCATGCTGCCGGCAATCGAACTCATCAAGACGAAACTGGACGTGATCAATGTCGACGCGGGCATCGACTACCGGCAGCGCACGCTCGCGCAGGTGGAGGTGTATCACACGCCGCTGGGCGCCGCCGCCGACAAGGCCCTGCGTGACGCGTTCGCGAGCCTCGCCGCCGTGCCCGACGAAAGTCCGATCCTGCATATCGAGAAGCGCGAGCTGAAGGCGCTGCGCAAGGCGGACGGCGTGGTGTGGTTCGATTTCGCGACACTGTGTGGCGGTCCGCGTTCGCAGAACGACTATCTCGAACTGGCGAGCCGTTTTCACGCAGTGATCCTGTCCGGCGTGCCGCAGATGTCCGCGCGCATGGCGTCGGAAGCACGCCGGTTCACGTGGTTGATCGACGTGTTTTACGACCACAAGGTGAAGCTGCTGATGTCGGCTGCGGTGCCGCCGGAGCAGTTGTACGTGGATGGCCCGATGGCCAACGAATTCGCGCGCACCGTGTCGCGCATCGTCGAGATGCAGTCGAAGGAATATCTCGATGCGCCACGGCGGCTCGTCGACACATCGCTGACCTGA
- a CDS encoding transposase, which yields MNPYRDINDEEWQRVAPLLPELRPRSELRGRPLANTRSVLNGVLWVMYSGATWSAMPRKYPSYQTCHRRFKAWFESGVLKRVMEELFGDASQELCNMMEARMRTHVSTELKSMEDKPAAGAPSLFSPASSKPLPSSPFAYVSPFKHAA from the coding sequence ATGAATCCGTATCGCGATATCAACGACGAAGAGTGGCAACGCGTTGCGCCGCTTTTGCCGGAACTGCGTCCGCGTTCCGAACTGCGCGGCCGTCCGCTCGCCAACACCCGTTCGGTGCTCAACGGGGTGCTGTGGGTCATGTATAGCGGCGCCACGTGGTCCGCCATGCCGCGCAAATACCCGTCGTATCAAACTTGCCACCGGCGTTTCAAGGCGTGGTTCGAGTCGGGCGTGCTCAAGCGTGTGATGGAAGAGTTGTTCGGCGACGCGAGCCAGGAATTGTGCAATATGATGGAAGCGCGTATGCGTACGCACGTCAGCACTGAACTGAAGAGTATGGAAGACAAGCCTGCGGCTGGCGCGCCTTCGTTGTTCAGTCCGGCATCGTCCAAACCGCTGCCGTCTTCGCCGTTCGCCTACGTCTCGCCCTTCAAGCACGCTGCATGA
- a CDS encoding DUF2147 domain-containing protein, whose protein sequence is MMHFTQHARSIALRTAKQAALAGLLLGSAVVAMAQANSPVGTWQTIDDHTGQPKALVQISDDGSGVLNGKVIKGLGANDQPDRRCSACTDARKDQLILGMTIINDMKKDGDGWDHGQILDPENGKVYKCKMHLEEGGNKLVVRGYIGVALLGRSQTWVRQQ, encoded by the coding sequence ATGATGCATTTCACGCAACACGCGCGTTCCATCGCGCTTCGCACCGCCAAACAGGCCGCGCTGGCGGGCCTACTGCTCGGCAGCGCAGTCGTCGCAATGGCACAAGCCAATAGCCCCGTGGGCACCTGGCAAACCATCGACGATCATACGGGCCAGCCCAAGGCGCTGGTGCAGATCAGCGATGACGGCAGCGGCGTATTGAATGGCAAGGTCATCAAGGGGCTCGGCGCGAATGACCAGCCGGATCGCCGCTGTTCAGCCTGCACGGACGCGCGCAAAGATCAGCTGATCCTCGGCATGACGATCATCAACGACATGAAAAAAGACGGCGACGGCTGGGATCACGGTCAGATTCTCGACCCGGAGAACGGCAAGGTCTACAAGTGCAAGATGCATCTCGAAGAAGGCGGCAATAAGCTCGTGGTGCGTGGCTACATTGGCGTGGCGCTGCTCGGCCGCTCGCAGACATGGGTGCGCCAGCAATAA